The following coding sequences are from one Lolium rigidum isolate FL_2022 chromosome 6, APGP_CSIRO_Lrig_0.1, whole genome shotgun sequence window:
- the LOC124664690 gene encoding serine/threonine-protein phosphatase 7 long form homolog: protein MVPINDDMSWSNYVKAVFNGTDWNCLEVYVQAEKRSSAEAVSSEVELMDSEPPDVQRQDAPPPDPAHGASLFTPSMVNTFAPTVHSLRARLRKPRTNTRTYAAKGGAEVQFGQYHTGASEPADTTIYPLIGLYDEDHRARALVSGKNLTELNPRNREPLRFDKRYECYLRAAGLIGLANISRAGLPSIDRALVSALVDRWRPETHTFHMPCGELTITLQDVAMILGLPIAGRAVTSNQTESHSELYQRYLGKMPPSDKTRHGLKVAWVRAEFNNCPEDADEETVKQHARAYILSLVGGLLFPDASGDRYNAYPFPLIADLENIGSYSWGSATLAYLYRAMCDACRRQSDQGNLTGCLLLLQLWSWERFPIGRPDMVKLKYPNVEELEDERDRPAVGLRWVVGVCTYRSAPARCYEHFTNEFDLLTDDQVVWSPYREERVEKLQLAPICTQDSHLWLTQAPLVFFFMVEVYTPERVMRQFGLHQECPPPYRDTSMELHWCRRGRVHNDWADKHKSFVDMWEVKEQHVIKEERPYNPANYMDYLRWYRRSTRIRLCTPRISTGNQAGASGPSAIADPEDSLRASRLRYTPRAHLIHAVTDKLTILAKEATSQKGCSRGECNAFIELVTRTCVELVGELGGSSLCDIAATVPCSLTAPTIAAEPEVEHQRDNEDGITDPMLPDQETEPGPDSERRTRSQVGHTQVDGTVHTNSPPGKRKRGRPGPR from the exons ATGGTGCCTATCAATGATGATATGTCCTGGAGTAACTATGTCAAGGCGGTTTTCAATGGCACCGACTGGAATTGCTTGGAGGTTTATGTTCAGGCAGAGAAGCGTTCGTCTGCAGAGGCGGTTTCTTCAGAGGTTGAATTGATGGATAGCGAACCACCGGATGTGCAACGTCAAGATGCGCCACCACCAGATCCAGCACATGGTGCTTCTCTATTTACTCCTTCGATGGTGAACACCTTTGCACCAACCGTGCATTCTCTGCGTGCTCGGCTACGAAAACCAAGAACGAACACCAGGACATATGCTGCCAAAGGTGGCGCAGAGGTTCAGTTTGGGCAATATCACACTGGAGCTTCAGAGCCAGCTGATACAACCATCTATCCTTTAATTGGGTTGTATGATGAGGATCACCGTGCTCGTGCTTTAGTGTCAGGCAAG AATCTGACCGAGCTCAACCCTCGTAATCGCGAGCCTCTCCGGTTTGACAAGCGGTACGAATGTTACCTTAGAGCAGCTGGGTTGATCGGGCTGGCAAACATTTCTAGGGCTGGACTGCCCTCCATTGATCGTGCACTTGTCTCTGCGCTAGTTGATCGGTGGAGACCTGAGACCCACACTTTTCACATGCCCTGCGGTGAGCTCACAATCACACTACAGGATGTTGCCATGATTCTTGGTCTGCCTATCGCTGGCCGTGCTGTCACTTCAAACCAAACAGAGTCCCACAGTGAATTGTATCAACGTTACCTTGGGAAGATGCCTCCATCAGATAAGACCCGCCATGGGTTGAAGGTTGCATGGGTCAGAGCTGAGTTCAATAACTGCCCAGAAGACGCCGATGAGGAGACCGTAAAGCAGCATGCAAGGGCATACATACTTAGCCTGGTCGGTGGTCTGTTGTTTCCTGACGCCTCTGGTGATAGGTACAACGCATATCCCTTTCCGCTGATAGCTGATCTTGAGAATATTGGGTCATACAGCTGGGGTTCCGCTACTCTGGCCTATCTCTACAGGGCAATGTGTGATGCTTGCAGGAGGCAGTCTGACCAAGGTAATCTGACTGGTTGCCTTTTGCTCCTTCAGCTTTGGTCATGGGAGCGTTTCCCAATCGGCAGGCCGGATATGGTAAAGCTAAAATACCCAAACGTGGAGGAGCTAGAGGATGAAAGGGATAGACCTGCAGTTGGTCTCAGATGGGTTGTGGGTGTGTGCACATATCGATCAGCTCCAGCACGTTGCTACGAGCACTTCACAAATGAGTTTGACTTATTAACGGATGACCAGGTTGTATGGAGCCCATATAGGGAGGAGCGGGTGGAGAAACTACAGCTTGCACCTATATGTACCCAGGATTCTCATTTGTGGCTGACCCAAGCACCTCTAGTTTTTTTCTTTATGGTGGAGGTTTACACACCCGAGAGAGTGATGCGCCAATTCGGTCTTCATCAGGAGTGCCCACCACCATATCGGGACACAAGTATGGAGCTGCATTG GTGTCGCCGTGGAAGGGTTCATAATGATTGGGCAGATAAGCACAAGTCTTTTGTGGATATGTGGGAAGTCAAGGAGCAGCACGTTATCAAGGAAGAACGACCATACAATCCTGCCAACTACATGGATTATTTGCGATGGTACAGACGGTCGACACGTATCCGTCTCTGCACCCCAAGGATAAGTACTGGCAACCAGGCTGGGGCATCTGGGCCTAGTGCAATAGCTGACCCTGAAGATTCGTTGCGTGCTTCCCGGCTCCGGTATACCCCCAGGGCTCATTTGATCCACGCAGTG ACCGACAAACTAACGATCCTGGCGAAGGAGGCAACTTCTCAAAAGGGCTGTTCCAGAGGCGAATGCAATGCTTTCATTGAGCTAGTCACTAGAACATGTGTAGAGCTTGTTGGGGAACTTGGCGGATCATCACTTTGCGACATTGCTGCTACGGTTCCCTGTTCATTGACAGCACCAACCATTGCAGCTGAACCTGAGGTAGAGCACCAGAGGGATAATGAGGACGGCATAACTGATCCCATGTTGCCTGACCAGGAGACTGAGCCTGGCCCCGATTCCGAGAGGCGGACTCGAAGCCAGGTTGGCCACACACAAGTGGATGGCACAGTCCATACAAATTCACCACCAGGAAAGAGGAAGAGAGGCAGGCCGGGGCCAAGATGA